A DNA window from Miscanthus floridulus cultivar M001 unplaced genomic scaffold, ASM1932011v1 fs_225_1_2, whole genome shotgun sequence contains the following coding sequences:
- the LOC136530878 gene encoding uncharacterized protein translates to MTTQRLPSSVASSDPTTDILAASQAAPAPAQTQTASVTLPASEGHDKALKAVNVDEPRTQVYPGRVGGEQEKRWYLDSDASNHMMGSKVAFSKLDSNVTGTVKFGDGSRVAIRGRDTIIFRYQNGEHYALTDVYYIPQLRSSIISIGQLDERGSKVLIKEGVLKIRDREQRLLAKVKRS, encoded by the exons atgactactcagaggctcccctcgtctgtcgcctcgtcagatcctacgacggaCATTcttgcagcatcacaggcagcaccagccccagctcagacccagaccgcttcagtgactcttcctgcttcagagg ggcacgacaaggctctgaaggctgtcaacgtCGACGAACCGCGCACCCAAGTCTACCCTGGACGTGTGGGCGGTGAGCAGGAGAagcggtggtacctagactccgacgccagcaaccacatgatgggctccaaggtagCCTTCTCCAAGCTCGACAGCAACGTGACCGGCACagtgaagttcggtgatggctcaagggtggcgatccgagggcgcgacaccatcatcttcaggtatCAGAACGGTGAGCACTACGCGCTGACGGATGTGTACTatatcccgcagctgcgttcaagtatcatcagcattggccagctagaTGAGCGAGGCAgcaaggtactgatcaaggaagGCGTCCTCAAGATCAGGGATCGGGAGCagcggcttcttgccaaggtgaagaggtcctag